From Echinicola soli, a single genomic window includes:
- a CDS encoding outer membrane beta-barrel protein encodes MKRYLLAMILLALAHTSFASGGTHSAFTAAKDSIIVEYGHSGKIVILVDNKEDFEKLKILDVNQIINELDLELDENTGDLTVVEVGDKDGHSKEIVKVEEGGAETAVSVGRIKVIVDESGPTTKVRVEKTKKPEPSFRTYFNVDLGINNYLRSGGGFPTSDQPYAVKGWGSWNVGLNLMASQRLSKGFYWDFGLGVQWYNFKFENRDYQAVRGDQGIDFIQRTDVDGFKSKVSASYLTAMTLLKLDFGRMNDNGHKGLKIAAGPYFGYRVGGRSKYVYRETGGSGRHKDKLNTGIYLNNIRYGIRGEIGIGRVTFFSTYDLNELYQDGNGPSGESLHPITFGLVF; translated from the coding sequence ATGAAAAGATACCTTTTGGCCATGATTCTGTTGGCCTTAGCACACACTTCCTTTGCCTCAGGAGGGACCCACAGCGCTTTCACGGCGGCAAAAGACAGCATTATTGTGGAATACGGTCATTCGGGGAAAATCGTCATCCTTGTCGATAACAAGGAGGATTTCGAAAAATTAAAAATTCTGGATGTCAACCAGATCATCAATGAACTGGACTTGGAACTGGATGAAAACACAGGCGACCTTACAGTGGTAGAAGTCGGTGATAAGGACGGCCATAGCAAAGAAATCGTCAAAGTAGAAGAAGGCGGTGCCGAAACGGCCGTTTCTGTGGGAAGGATAAAAGTGATCGTGGACGAATCCGGCCCCACTACCAAAGTCCGTGTGGAAAAAACCAAAAAACCCGAACCCAGTTTCAGGACATATTTTAACGTGGACCTGGGTATTAACAACTACCTCAGAAGCGGTGGAGGATTCCCCACTTCCGACCAACCCTATGCGGTCAAAGGCTGGGGCAGCTGGAATGTAGGACTTAACCTGATGGCCAGCCAGCGCTTATCCAAAGGCTTCTATTGGGATTTTGGCCTTGGGGTACAGTGGTACAATTTCAAATTTGAAAACCGGGATTACCAGGCCGTCCGTGGTGACCAGGGCATTGACTTCATCCAACGTACCGATGTGGACGGATTCAAAAGCAAAGTATCTGCCTCATACCTCACGGCCATGACCCTGCTGAAGTTGGACTTTGGCCGCATGAACGATAATGGCCATAAGGGACTTAAAATTGCCGCTGGACCTTATTTCGGCTATCGCGTAGGTGGTAGAAGTAAGTATGTATATCGCGAAACAGGAGGCTCTGGAAGACATAAAGACAAGCTAAACACCGGTATCTACCTGAATAACATCCGCTACGGCATTCGTGGTGAAATCGGTATTGGCCGCGTCACATTTTTCTCTACTTACGACCTAAACGAGCTCTATCAAGATGGAAATGGCCCTTCCGGGGAGTCCCTGCATCCAATTACCTTTGGCCTTGTTTTCTAA
- a CDS encoding DUF4097 family beta strand repeat-containing protein has product MKNLLTHISLVAYLFLAASTVALGQTKIEKSFENIHKLDIEGGSIEISYKGDAGQELIEVVADLGNDEDAGKNLVFVTIGNTLKISYQTPPNSWKNNNKGKRYVRITGPEAIDLSAVNSSGKMYISTVKSDKIYLKASSGMIEAEDLTGDLDIKASSGKISVKRVTGNVLCKVSSGMAALEYIKGNTDITSSSGKIEANHISGEVNVSVTSGSASLEDISTVGSMKLSSGHVKAKKVGFGPNTSFHGNSGAFHIKANADLAMYNYDLSAGSGMVKVGGSNSSDHLVINNQGAYTITGKIGSGMISIE; this is encoded by the coding sequence ATGAAAAATCTTTTAACACATATCAGCCTGGTTGCTTACCTGTTTTTGGCTGCAAGCACGGTGGCCCTTGGCCAAACGAAAATTGAAAAGAGCTTCGAAAACATCCATAAATTGGATATCGAAGGCGGTAGCATTGAAATTTCCTATAAAGGGGACGCTGGACAAGAGCTTATCGAAGTAGTGGCAGATTTGGGCAATGACGAAGATGCAGGCAAAAACCTGGTCTTTGTGACCATTGGCAATACCCTCAAAATCTCCTACCAAACACCTCCTAATAGCTGGAAAAACAATAACAAAGGCAAAAGATACGTGCGGATCACAGGACCTGAAGCAATCGACCTAAGCGCCGTCAATTCTTCAGGAAAAATGTATATCAGCACGGTAAAATCAGACAAAATCTACCTTAAAGCAAGTTCCGGTATGATAGAAGCAGAAGACCTTACCGGCGATCTGGACATCAAGGCATCTTCTGGAAAGATATCCGTAAAACGTGTAACCGGAAATGTTCTCTGTAAGGTAAGCAGTGGCATGGCAGCACTTGAGTACATCAAAGGGAATACGGATATCACCTCCAGTAGTGGAAAAATTGAAGCCAATCACATTTCCGGCGAGGTAAACGTCAGCGTTACTTCTGGCAGTGCTTCCCTCGAGGACATCTCTACTGTTGGCAGTATGAAACTGTCTTCTGGCCATGTAAAGGCCAAGAAAGTGGGATTCGGCCCTAACACCAGCTTTCATGGCAATTCAGGGGCTTTTCATATCAAAGCCAATGCGGACTTGGCCATGTATAATTACGACTTGAGCGCTGGCAGTGGCATGGTCAAAGTCGGCGGAAGTAATTCCAGTGACCACTTGGTCATCAACAACCAAGGAGCTTATACCATTACCGGAAAAATCGGATCAGGAATGATTTCTATCGAGTAA
- a CDS encoding ferredoxin--NADP reductase, protein MIFNLFKKNKEEKKRGSQYLSLKVREVVRETPDAVSIYFEQPEPYLEYKPGQFLTLILDINGKEERRSYSLCTSPYVDPHPGITVKRIEGGVVSNFVNESIKPGKTIEVMKPMGHFTADFHSKNRNHFIMIAGGSGITPIMGIAKSVLINEPLSQVTLIYCNRSEEQVIFDRSLQKLVAEQQGRLEVVHTLSRPSGEWSGLQGRLNEQMIEQILSEKHFPEADKELYYLCGPEGLMEASVEALLKLNVPHDNIHRESFYTSSSEEAEKEVEKSSSVQPSLTREVTINLEGEEHTFEVPPGKSILEAGLDEGYDMPYSCQSGLCTACRGKLTGGEVKMEQDAGLSDGEKKEGYILCCMSHPLTGDVKVDIG, encoded by the coding sequence ATGATATTCAATTTATTTAAGAAGAATAAAGAAGAGAAGAAAAGAGGTAGTCAATATTTGTCCTTAAAAGTGCGTGAAGTGGTGCGAGAAACCCCAGATGCCGTTTCGATCTATTTTGAGCAGCCAGAGCCCTATTTGGAATATAAACCTGGGCAGTTTCTGACACTGATCCTGGACATTAATGGCAAGGAAGAACGCCGTTCATACAGCCTTTGTACTTCGCCGTACGTGGATCCACATCCAGGCATTACGGTAAAAAGGATCGAGGGAGGTGTGGTCTCCAATTTCGTCAATGAGTCTATCAAACCGGGAAAGACCATTGAGGTGATGAAGCCAATGGGACATTTTACGGCCGACTTTCATTCCAAGAACAGAAACCATTTCATCATGATCGCCGGAGGAAGTGGCATTACTCCTATCATGGGGATCGCCAAATCAGTATTGATCAATGAACCGCTGTCCCAAGTGACATTGATTTACTGTAACCGTTCGGAGGAGCAGGTGATTTTTGATCGGTCACTTCAAAAGCTAGTGGCTGAGCAACAAGGCCGTCTTGAAGTGGTGCATACGCTTTCCAGGCCTTCAGGTGAATGGTCTGGTCTGCAGGGCCGACTAAATGAACAGATGATCGAACAGATTTTATCCGAGAAACATTTCCCGGAAGCCGACAAGGAGCTTTACTACCTATGTGGTCCGGAAGGACTGATGGAAGCGAGCGTAGAGGCACTGCTAAAGCTAAATGTGCCGCATGACAATATTCATAGGGAAAGTTTCTATACATCATCTTCCGAAGAAGCCGAAAAAGAAGTAGAGAAATCTTCCTCTGTTCAGCCGTCTTTGACCAGGGAGGTGACCATTAACCTAGAGGGAGAGGAGCATACTTTTGAGGTGCCTCCAGGAAAGTCGATTTTGGAAGCAGGCTTGGATGAAGGTTATGATATGCCCTATAGTTGTCAAAGTGGATTGTGTACAGCCTGTCGTGGCAAGCTTACTGGCGGCGAAGTGAAAATGGAACAAGATGCAGGGCTGTCAGACGGTGAAAAGAAAGAAGGATATATTCTTTGCTGCATGTCACATCCGCTGACAGGTGATGTGAAAGTGGATATAGGATAA
- a CDS encoding DUF4397 domain-containing protein: protein MLTRLNKINLSTKWKRSLGLILLALSPLLITSCLDDDDTEYYDGPLAYVSFYHGSPETGAVTIYADGVSKPPYSTYDFKYTDYFNYANFYTGERTLSFKNRNANNSLLDTTVSLEENQVYSFFFIDGEESDMDIVQAEDEWDSPAEDKAMVRLVNLSPDSPALNLYINDKETPTFEGEAFKSVTDFVEIDADLTTFTVEGAGEINLTAEDLDLRAERVYTVIVRGYVNPESGSNSEKDLSIQVIRNYPNY from the coding sequence ATGTTAACGCGATTAAACAAAATCAATTTATCCACCAAGTGGAAGAGAAGTCTAGGACTTATCCTCCTTGCGCTATCACCCCTTCTGATCACCAGCTGTCTGGATGATGATGACACCGAATACTATGACGGTCCATTGGCCTATGTTTCCTTTTATCACGGTTCGCCAGAAACCGGCGCAGTGACCATCTATGCTGATGGTGTCAGTAAACCTCCTTACAGCACCTACGACTTTAAGTATACTGATTATTTCAACTATGCCAATTTCTATACCGGTGAAAGAACGCTTTCCTTCAAAAACAGGAACGCCAATAATTCCCTTCTGGACACCACGGTAAGCCTGGAAGAAAATCAAGTGTATTCCTTCTTCTTCATCGACGGAGAAGAGTCTGATATGGACATCGTACAGGCTGAAGATGAGTGGGATTCACCTGCAGAGGACAAAGCTATGGTCCGTCTGGTAAACCTGTCTCCGGACTCACCTGCACTGAACCTGTACATCAATGATAAAGAAACGCCAACCTTTGAAGGAGAAGCCTTTAAAAGTGTCACGGATTTTGTAGAGATTGATGCTGACTTGACCACTTTCACAGTGGAAGGAGCCGGAGAGATCAACTTAACAGCAGAAGATCTTGATCTCCGCGCCGAGCGCGTCTACACCGTTATCGTCAGGGGATATGTCAATCCCGAAAGTGGATCTAACTCGGAAAAAGACCTTAGCATCCAGGTAATCAGAAATTACCCCAACTACTAA
- the purB gene encoding adenylosuccinate lyase, with the protein MNLNTLTAVSSVDGRYGSKTAPLRAYFSEFALIKYRVKVEVEYFIALCELPLPQLTGISKDLFPKLRAIVDDFSEENAEAIKEIEKTTNHDVKAVEYFLKEEFDKLGLEAQKEFIHFGLTSQDINNTATPLMLKDGLDRVILPVLVEVISKLHSQVDEWKDISMLAKTHGQPASPTRLGKEFQVFVTRLENQLSLLQQVPYSAKFGGATGNMNAHKVAYPNQEWNAFANNFVSNHLGMERSFPTTQIEHYDNLAAVFDGLKRINTILLDLSKDVWQYVSMNYFKQKIKAGEVGSSAMPHKVNPIDFENAEGNLGVANALLEHLAAKLPISRLQRDLTDSTVLRVIGVPLAHMLISFESLKKGLGKLELNKAAIDADLEDNWAVVAEAIQTILRREGYPKPYEALKDLTRTNTRITEQSIQEFIETLNVSDDVKAELKVITPFNYTGI; encoded by the coding sequence ATGAATCTAAATACGCTGACCGCAGTATCCTCAGTAGATGGAAGATACGGAAGCAAAACCGCTCCATTAAGGGCTTATTTTTCTGAATTTGCCCTGATCAAGTACCGGGTAAAAGTGGAAGTGGAATACTTTATTGCCCTTTGTGAACTGCCATTGCCACAACTAACAGGTATTTCAAAAGATCTTTTCCCGAAGCTACGTGCCATCGTAGACGATTTTTCGGAAGAAAATGCCGAGGCCATCAAGGAAATCGAAAAGACCACCAATCATGATGTAAAAGCCGTCGAATATTTCCTAAAGGAAGAATTTGACAAACTAGGGCTAGAGGCACAAAAAGAATTTATCCACTTTGGCCTGACTTCGCAGGACATCAACAATACCGCTACGCCACTGATGCTCAAGGATGGATTGGACCGGGTGATTCTGCCTGTCTTGGTAGAGGTCATCTCCAAACTCCATAGCCAAGTGGATGAGTGGAAAGATATCTCCATGCTGGCCAAGACCCATGGACAGCCTGCCTCTCCAACTCGCCTGGGCAAAGAATTTCAAGTATTCGTCACTCGCCTGGAAAACCAACTTTCGCTTCTTCAGCAAGTGCCCTATTCCGCCAAATTCGGTGGTGCCACTGGCAATATGAACGCACATAAAGTGGCCTATCCAAACCAAGAATGGAATGCCTTTGCCAATAATTTTGTAAGCAATCACCTTGGAATGGAGCGTAGCTTTCCTACTACCCAGATTGAGCATTATGACAACTTGGCAGCGGTATTTGATGGACTGAAACGGATCAATACCATACTGCTGGACCTTTCCAAGGATGTTTGGCAGTATGTCAGCATGAATTATTTCAAGCAAAAGATCAAAGCTGGTGAAGTCGGATCCTCGGCCATGCCCCATAAAGTCAATCCTATCGATTTTGAAAATGCAGAAGGCAATCTGGGCGTTGCCAACGCCTTATTGGAGCATTTGGCTGCCAAACTGCCCATTAGCCGCCTTCAGCGTGACCTGACGGACAGCACCGTATTACGTGTGATTGGAGTGCCTTTGGCGCATATGCTAATTTCGTTCGAATCGCTCAAAAAGGGACTGGGCAAACTGGAGCTTAACAAGGCAGCGATCGATGCAGACCTGGAAGACAACTGGGCAGTGGTGGCGGAGGCCATTCAGACAATACTCAGAAGGGAAGGCTATCCAAAACCATATGAAGCACTAAAAGACCTTACCCGCACCAACACCCGTATCACAGAACAATCCATCCAAGAATTTATCGAAACCCTGAATGTTTCCGATGATGTCAAGGCGGAACTGAAAGTAATCACACCGTTTAACTATACCGGAATTTAG
- the ctlX gene encoding citrulline utilization hydrolase CtlX gives MSVQTTSTVLMVRPAAFGFNPETAQDNSYQQTDARDVAEIQAEAEKEFDDVVALLRQKGIQVIVVQDNPHPAKPDAVFPNNWFSTHEDGRLLLFPMLSPVRRKERRKDLVDLLAAQGFKVNELVDFTFFEDEDQFLESTGSMVLDREHKIAYACLSERTHQEPLHYFERLMDYQVVAFRAVHSQSKEKIPIYHTNVMMHVGSQLAVVCLDSIVGKSVKQRVKESLEASGKKIVPITIPQKFAFAGNMLELTGPHGKKFTVMSQTAFDSLKRGQWHVIKKYTEVITAKIPTIEKIGGGSIRCMMAEVFLPK, from the coding sequence ATGTCGGTACAGACTACTTCCACCGTATTAATGGTCCGTCCTGCGGCTTTTGGCTTTAATCCAGAGACTGCCCAGGACAATAGCTACCAGCAGACTGATGCTCGGGATGTAGCCGAAATCCAAGCCGAAGCTGAAAAGGAGTTTGACGATGTGGTGGCCTTATTACGGCAAAAGGGAATCCAGGTGATCGTGGTGCAGGATAATCCACATCCTGCAAAGCCTGACGCCGTTTTTCCAAACAACTGGTTCAGTACACATGAGGATGGCCGTCTATTATTGTTTCCCATGCTTTCTCCGGTGAGAAGGAAAGAACGTAGGAAAGATTTGGTGGATTTGCTGGCTGCCCAAGGTTTTAAGGTCAATGAACTAGTAGATTTTACATTTTTTGAAGATGAGGACCAGTTTTTGGAAAGTACAGGCAGCATGGTGTTGGATCGGGAACATAAAATTGCCTATGCCTGTCTTTCAGAGCGGACGCATCAGGAGCCGCTACATTACTTCGAAAGGTTAATGGATTATCAAGTTGTGGCTTTTCGGGCAGTCCACTCTCAATCCAAAGAGAAGATTCCCATTTATCATACCAATGTCATGATGCACGTGGGCAGCCAGCTCGCAGTGGTCTGTCTGGACAGCATCGTGGGGAAATCCGTCAAACAGCGGGTAAAAGAATCCCTGGAGGCCTCTGGCAAAAAGATTGTCCCCATTACCATTCCACAGAAGTTTGCCTTTGCAGGAAATATGCTGGAGCTAACGGGCCCACATGGAAAGAAATTTACCGTTATGTCCCAAACGGCGTTTGACAGTCTTAAGCGAGGACAGTGGCATGTGATCAAAAAGTACACAGAAGTAATTACCGCTAAAATTCCTACGATCGAGAAAATCGGTGGTGGAAGTATCCGCTGCATGATGGCTGAGGTTTTCTTGCCGAAATAA
- a CDS encoding ATP-dependent Clp protease ATP-binding subunit — MEAKFSNRVKEVISLSREEALRLGHDYIGTEHLLLGMIREGEGVAVSILKKLGVPLDELRNSVERAVKGTANHNVKNLANIPLTRQSEKVLKITYLEAKIFKSQLIGTEHLLLSILRDEDNIATQILHKFDTTYDTVKEMLEFQTDQTPRSGAEADDTDEESSKLFGSSGGSSGGGSKGATEKSRTPVLDNFGRDLTRMAEDDKLDPIIGREKEIERVAQILSRRKKNNPILIGEPGVGKTAIAEGLALRIVQKKVSRVLFNKRVVTLDLASLVAGTKYRGQFEERMKAVMNELEKSPNVILFIDELHTIVGAGGASGSLDASNMFKPALARGEIQCIGATTLDEYRQYIEKDGALARRFQMVMVDATTPEETIQILNNIKDKYEDHHNVNYTPEAINACVKLSDRYISDRFLPDKAIDILDEAGARVHINNIHVPDEILKLEEEVENIKVEKNRVVKSQKYEEAAQLRDREKKLLEQLENAKAKWEEESKTKRYTVEEDNVAEVIAMMTGIPAKRIAQKEGNKLLNMGGELQDKVIGQSDAIKKLTKAIQRTRVGLKDPKKPIGSFIFLGPTGVGKTELAKTLATYLFDKEDSLVRIDMSEYMEKFSVSRLVGAPPGYVGYEEGGQLTEKVRRKPYSVVLLDEIEKAHPDVFNLLLQVLDDGILTDGLGRRVDFRNTVIIMTSNIGVRDLKDFGAGIGFASKAKEENMDEVMKSTIQSALKKAFSPEFLNRLDDVVVFNSLSKEHIHKIIDITLEKLFSRITELGYKIELSDKAKDFLAEKGYDQQYGARPLNRAIQKYLEDAIAEEILKGDLSEGDVIKADYPGKGDELNIAVKKKEKAD; from the coding sequence ATGGAAGCAAAATTTTCAAATAGAGTCAAAGAGGTGATTTCTCTAAGTCGTGAAGAAGCTTTGCGCTTGGGTCACGATTATATAGGAACCGAACACCTCTTGCTGGGCATGATCCGTGAAGGGGAAGGTGTCGCTGTTTCCATATTGAAGAAATTAGGAGTGCCTTTGGATGAGCTCCGCAATTCCGTGGAGCGTGCTGTAAAAGGAACGGCCAATCACAACGTGAAAAACTTGGCCAATATTCCGCTGACCAGGCAATCTGAAAAAGTACTGAAAATTACTTATTTGGAAGCTAAAATATTCAAAAGCCAACTTATCGGAACAGAGCATCTGCTGCTGTCCATCCTTCGGGATGAGGATAACATCGCTACCCAGATTTTGCATAAATTCGATACGACTTACGATACTGTGAAGGAAATGCTGGAATTCCAAACAGATCAAACGCCCCGCTCTGGAGCTGAGGCAGATGATACCGACGAGGAAAGCAGCAAGCTCTTTGGCAGTTCCGGTGGCTCCTCCGGTGGAGGAAGTAAAGGCGCTACCGAAAAGTCCAGGACACCTGTCTTGGATAATTTTGGCAGGGACCTTACCCGGATGGCTGAAGATGATAAGCTTGACCCGATTATCGGTAGGGAAAAAGAAATCGAGCGTGTGGCACAGATTCTTTCCAGAAGAAAGAAAAACAACCCTATCCTGATCGGTGAGCCAGGAGTAGGTAAGACCGCCATCGCAGAAGGGCTGGCACTGAGGATTGTTCAGAAGAAAGTTTCCCGTGTGCTGTTTAACAAACGCGTGGTGACGCTTGATTTGGCTTCTTTGGTAGCCGGTACGAAGTACCGTGGTCAGTTTGAGGAGCGGATGAAAGCCGTAATGAACGAATTGGAAAAATCTCCAAATGTCATCCTTTTCATCGATGAGCTGCACACTATCGTAGGAGCAGGCGGGGCCAGCGGATCACTGGATGCCTCCAATATGTTTAAGCCTGCACTTGCCCGGGGAGAAATTCAATGTATCGGCGCCACTACCTTGGACGAGTACCGTCAGTATATAGAGAAAGATGGTGCCCTGGCCAGAAGGTTCCAGATGGTAATGGTGGATGCCACCACTCCGGAAGAAACGATACAGATCCTGAATAACATCAAGGACAAATACGAAGATCACCATAATGTGAACTACACACCTGAGGCGATCAACGCCTGTGTGAAATTGTCCGACCGCTATATTTCTGACCGCTTTCTGCCAGACAAGGCCATCGATATCCTCGATGAAGCTGGTGCCCGCGTGCACATCAATAACATCCATGTGCCTGATGAAATCCTGAAGCTGGAAGAAGAGGTGGAAAATATCAAAGTGGAGAAAAACCGTGTGGTGAAAAGCCAAAAATATGAAGAGGCTGCGCAGCTCAGGGACAGGGAGAAAAAGCTCCTTGAACAACTGGAGAATGCAAAGGCTAAGTGGGAAGAGGAAAGTAAAACCAAACGCTATACGGTAGAAGAAGATAATGTGGCCGAAGTGATCGCTATGATGACAGGAATCCCTGCCAAGCGAATAGCCCAAAAAGAAGGCAATAAATTGCTGAATATGGGCGGCGAGCTACAAGACAAGGTGATTGGCCAGAGTGATGCGATCAAGAAATTGACCAAAGCCATTCAACGTACCCGAGTAGGATTGAAAGACCCCAAAAAACCGATCGGTTCCTTTATTTTCCTAGGACCTACGGGGGTGGGTAAGACAGAACTCGCCAAAACACTGGCGACATATCTCTTTGATAAAGAGGATTCACTCGTGAGGATTGACATGTCCGAATACATGGAGAAATTCAGTGTTTCTCGATTGGTGGGAGCGCCTCCGGGCTATGTGGGGTATGAAGAAGGCGGTCAGCTGACAGAAAAGGTAAGAAGAAAGCCGTACTCTGTCGTATTGCTGGATGAGATCGAAAAAGCTCACCCTGATGTCTTTAACCTATTGCTTCAAGTACTGGATGACGGTATTTTGACTGATGGGCTTGGTAGAAGAGTGGATTTCAGAAATACCGTGATCATCATGACGTCAAATATCGGTGTGAGGGACTTGAAAGACTTTGGCGCAGGAATCGGATTTGCGTCCAAAGCAAAGGAAGAGAACATGGATGAAGTAATGAAATCGACCATCCAAAGTGCCCTGAAAAAGGCCTTTAGTCCTGAGTTCTTGAACAGATTGGATGATGTTGTGGTGTTTAATTCCCTTAGCAAGGAGCATATCCATAAAATTATCGATATTACCCTTGAAAAACTGTTCAGCCGAATCACGGAACTCGGTTATAAGATAGAATTGAGCGATAAGGCAAAAGATTTCTTGGCCGAGAAAGGCTACGATCAGCAGTATGGTGCAAGGCCGCTAAACAGGGCCATCCAGAAATACCTGGAAGATGCCATTGCGGAAGAAATCCTCAAAGGGGACCTTTCTGAGGGTGATGTGATCAAAGCCGATTATCCAGGTAAGGGTGATGAGCTAAACATAGCAGTCAAAAAGAAAGAAAAAGCAGATTAG
- a CDS encoding WbqC family protein, giving the protein MEKKVICADLFYLPPIEFFVAIQGADQLILEGDDRYQKQTYRNRAHIRLANKVEGLSIPVIGGNKKVKYREIKIDYKQKWKNIHLRGIRSAYGKAPFFEYFFPYYEAIYDKNIDNLYDLNFELLTLCLKLMKVKTKVSIGAKEEDYSSYEDLRRTIVAKEPFEQRNIYEPKPYGQLFGLDFVPNLSVIDLLFCEGPVANEIISQSKKKK; this is encoded by the coding sequence ATGGAAAAGAAAGTGATTTGTGCGGATTTATTTTACCTGCCCCCGATAGAGTTCTTTGTGGCTATCCAAGGAGCTGATCAGCTCATACTGGAAGGGGATGACCGTTACCAAAAGCAGACCTACCGAAACCGGGCGCATATCCGGTTGGCCAATAAAGTGGAGGGCCTTAGTATCCCGGTGATCGGGGGCAATAAGAAGGTGAAATACCGAGAGATAAAAATAGATTATAAGCAAAAATGGAAAAATATTCACCTTCGCGGCATCCGCAGTGCTTATGGTAAAGCACCTTTCTTTGAATATTTCTTTCCATACTATGAAGCTATCTATGATAAAAATATTGACAATTTGTACGATTTAAACTTTGAATTGCTGACACTTTGTCTGAAATTAATGAAGGTAAAAACCAAGGTATCCATAGGGGCCAAAGAGGAAGATTATTCTTCCTATGAGGACCTGAGGAGAACAATTGTGGCAAAGGAGCCATTTGAGCAAAGAAATATTTATGAGCCGAAGCCATACGGTCAGCTCTTTGGCTTGGACTTTGTACCTAACTTGAGCGTTATCGATTTGTTGTTTTGTGAGGGGCCGGTGGCCAATGAAATAATCTCACAATCAAAAAAAAAGAAATGA
- a CDS encoding L-threonylcarbamoyladenylate synthase gives MAASFIKIYPENPNPREVNRVVEVLRQGGVVIYPTDTIYGIGCDIYNQKAIEKICLIKGVKPQKQNFSFICYDLSNISEYTRVVSTPVFKVMKKALPGPFTFILDANNKVPKLLHSKKKTVGIRIPDHSIPRILVKELGQPIVTTSIRDEDDVLEYSTDPELIYEKYKDLVDVVIDGGYGNNVASTVVDCTGEEIEILRQGQGDLEEML, from the coding sequence ATGGCAGCTTCATTTATAAAAATCTATCCTGAAAACCCCAATCCGCGCGAAGTAAACCGAGTAGTGGAGGTGCTTCGGCAGGGTGGTGTGGTGATCTATCCCACCGATACCATTTATGGGATTGGGTGTGATATTTATAATCAGAAGGCCATAGAAAAGATTTGCCTGATCAAGGGAGTGAAGCCTCAAAAGCAGAATTTCTCCTTTATCTGCTATGATCTCAGCAATATTTCCGAATACACCAGGGTGGTCAGTACACCGGTGTTTAAGGTGATGAAAAAAGCCCTTCCGGGGCCTTTTACCTTTATTTTGGATGCCAATAACAAGGTGCCGAAATTGCTGCATAGCAAAAAGAAAACCGTGGGAATACGCATCCCCGACCATAGTATTCCACGTATATTGGTTAAAGAACTTGGTCAACCCATTGTAACCACTTCCATTCGAGATGAAGATGATGTACTGGAGTATAGTACTGATCCGGAATTGATCTACGAAAAATACAAGGATCTCGTAGACGTAGTCATCGATGGTGGCTACGGAAATAACGTGGCCTCTACAGTCGTCGATTGTACAGGTGAGGAGATAGAGATCCTCAGACAGGGCCAGGGCGATTTGGAAGAGATGCTCTAG